GCATGGCAGCTTTATCAAGGGCTTCAAAAGCATCACTCGCACGGTTGGTAACCATCAGCAATTGCGCCTGCTTTATTAAAAACACAGCGGCAAACGGGTGCTGGTTACGGGCATACTCCACTACCTGTAATGCTTTCGGCGGATCGTTCTTCTCGATATAGTAGTCGATAATGTTCTCAAACGCCTGGGCATCAAAAAAGTACTGGTCGTGGTTACGAATCATCTCTTCGTAACGTTCTACCGAGAACTTGGGATCCTCAGTAAAACCAAATTCAAATTCTTCTTCCATTCACTTATTTGTTTGCAGAACATCTCGCTTATAAAGCAATATCATTTAAAATTGCTTTTAAGGCTTATTTGCATTGAATTTAACAACTAAAATCAACGCGGTATTTATTTAGTTTTCCACATCCGCACATTAGCTAACAACCTGCAGCTGTAACTACCTGATAATAAACAAATATTAAAGGGATAGAATACGGCGGAGAGTTGATGGCCGAAATCGGATTAAAAAATTACCTTTGATAAAGATACAACATTATACGCAACCTTGTTGTTATTCCGTTTACTGTTTACATATAAACGACAAAAACTATAAATTTAGTACAACCTGCAAACATGGCCGCGCATAAAGGTATTTTACCCCGAAAATTATCAGTGCCAGCCCGTTATCATACATCAAACACTTTAAAAAATACAGTTATACATGCTTAATTTAAAAAATACGATAGCCGCCCCTTTGCTGGCCGGCGCTTTACTGCTTACACTTGGCGCACATGCCCAAACGCCTGCGGCACCCGCTGCGCCGGCTGCCGAATTACCTAAAAACTGGCACCTGCTCGACCTGAAAACTGATGGTTATTTTGGCATAAGCCTTACTCCTGCCTATGAATTGATAAAAGGCAAAAAAAGCAAAACAGTAATAGTAGCAACGATTGACAGCGGCATTGATACTGCACAAAAAGACCTTACATCAGTACTGTGGGTAAACCCGAAAGAAAAAGCTGCTAACGGAAAGGATGACGACAAGAACGGCTATACCGACGATGTACACGGCTGGAACTTTTTAGGCGGCCCGGGCGGCAAAGCCGACTATACCGAAACTACGGAAGAAGTGCGTGAGTACAATCGCCTGAAGGGCAAATACGCCATCATTACCGCGGCTAACGCTACCGATAAAAAAGAATTCGCCTACTGGCAAAAGGTAAAGGCAACCCACGATACTACCGTTGCTAAAGCCAAAACCGAGACGGACCAGTTATCGCCGGTATTGAATGTGTTGATGGCTACCAGCGGTTATATAAAACGCGAACTTAAGTTGAACGCTGAGGGCTCGTTTAAGAAAGGCGACCTGGAGAAGATCACCTCGGCTAATGATACAATAATGCAGAGCAAGGCCATCTGGCAGTCGATATTTACACAGCAAGGCGGAGATGATGATGCCGCAGGTGTTATTAAAGAGTTGAGCGAGTACCTTACTAAACTTAATAACGATATTAACCCCGACCTTACCTCGCGCCAGCGCATAGTAGGCGATAACCCGGATGTATGGGATACCAAGCCCTACGGCAGCAACATCCTTAAATTCCCGGATGCATCACATGGTACTGGCGTCGCCGGCCTGATCGGCGCTGTGCGTAACAATAGCTATGGCATTGATGGCGTTGCCGACAATGTGCGTTTGATGGGTATAAAGGCTGTGCCGAATGGTGATGAATATGATAAAGATATTGCCAAAGCCATACGCTACGCGGTGGATAATGGCGCCCAGATCATCAACATGAGCTTTGGTAAAAAACTGTCGCCACACAAAAAATGGGTCGACGAAGCTTTTAAATATGCGGCATCAAAAGATGTATTGTTAGTGCAGGCCGCGGGCAATGATAATCAGGATGTTGATGCCAAGCCGCAATTCCCGAATGATACTTTTGAGGATGGCTCGGTTACCGATATGGACAACGTGATTGTGGTAGGTGCATCAGCCGCGAAGAACGACCAGGAACTGGCCGGATCATTCAGCAATTATGGTAAAAAGAATGTGGACGTTTTTGCGCCGGGCGTAAAAGTAACGTCAATTGACAAGGATGCTGAGTTTAACACCGCCGATGGTACCAGCTTTGCCTCGCCAATTACAGCAGGTGTTGCAGCGTTGGTGTTAGAGTATTACCCTAAGCTAAGCGCTAA
This Mucilaginibacter defluvii DNA region includes the following protein-coding sequences:
- a CDS encoding S8 family serine peptidase; its protein translation is MLNLKNTIAAPLLAGALLLTLGAHAQTPAAPAAPAAELPKNWHLLDLKTDGYFGISLTPAYELIKGKKSKTVIVATIDSGIDTAQKDLTSVLWVNPKEKAANGKDDDKNGYTDDVHGWNFLGGPGGKADYTETTEEVREYNRLKGKYAIITAANATDKKEFAYWQKVKATHDTTVAKAKTETDQLSPVLNVLMATSGYIKRELKLNAEGSFKKGDLEKITSANDTIMQSKAIWQSIFTQQGGDDDAAGVIKELSEYLTKLNNDINPDLTSRQRIVGDNPDVWDTKPYGSNILKFPDASHGTGVAGLIGAVRNNSYGIDGVADNVRLMGIKAVPNGDEYDKDIAKAIRYAVDNGAQIINMSFGKKLSPHKKWVDEAFKYAASKDVLLVQAAGNDNQDVDAKPQFPNDTFEDGSVTDMDNVIVVGASAAKNDQELAGSFSNYGKKNVDVFAPGVKVTSIDKDAEFNTADGTSFASPITAGVAALVLEYYPKLSAKQLKQVILQSAAPLNGTMVLKPGSKTDKVDFTTLSKTGGIVNAQKALEIAATLKGERK